The Blastocatellia bacterium genomic sequence TATTTGCCGACAGGAGGCTATCCGCATGATCTTTGTACTCGCGCTACTCGTCGCCCTCACTGTCTGGCAATACTTCCTTACGGCTCGCCGCCAAGGACGAGGCCGGGTATTCCGAGAAATCGCCGCAGCGGTCTTTGCAGGAGGCGTGTCAGGCATCCTGATCGGCGTGGCAGCGCGCCTCGGCATGGCGGCAATCGGGCTAGCCAATGGAGCAGCAAGATTCAGCTTCTCAGGCAGCATTGCCGTGGTCATCAGCTTCGCTGGCTTCGGTGTGATCCTGGGCATCATCTACGCCGGGTTGTTGCGCCGCTTGCTTCGGGCAAGCGGCTTGGCCTATGGGTGCCTTCTCGTGTTGAGTACGTGGTATCCGTTGGCGGAGGCGGCTGTTGAGGAGTTGGCAAGCAAGCCAGCGACGGCTGGCTTGGTACTGATATCGGGTGTCGTTGTGGTGGGGATGTGGGTGCCATACGCGATCGTGCTGGAGCGGCTGATCTGTTGGAGGCACGGAGGCATGGCGATGAAGGAGGTCCCTGAGGCAGCCGTCTAACAACGACATGCACCGGAGCGCGGCGAGCGCGTTTCTCGTCATTCATCCGATGCCAGACGCCGCGCCCGGTAATGTCGAGCGTTAGGTTGCCTGACCTCTAATCCTAGCATGCTATAATTTCAATATTGGAGATCGTAGTAATGGCGCAGCATAAGAGGCAACATTATGTCCCACAATCTTATCTTAAACGGTTCACACAAGATGATAAAAGGCTGTACGTTTATGATAAGGTTCTAAGGCAATCACTTGGGTTAATAAGCGTGAAGGACATTGCCCAAGAAAGCTACTTTTATGATATTCCTTTGGATGCTATTCCCAAAGACATCCCTGGAATAAATAGGGACCCTCATCTGGAGGAGGAGGGGCTTAAAGCCATAGATGATGAATTCAAAAAGATAATTGATGTCGCAATAGGTGTAGCAAAGGGCGGAGGTGCTGATCTGAAGCAAAGAGCCGTAATGTCCTTCTGCCTCGCCGTTCAGTTAATGCGGACATTGGATTTTCGCAATGTTCTTGTACGGGCTATGGAAAAGCTAACAGAGGCTACACTCAATAGCGTACTTGAACTAGCTGACCCTAAATTAGCTTCCCAACTCCGTGTTGAGGCCAAGAAATATGACAAAGGGGGCGCATCCGTACTACATAACCATCATCTGTGGAATCCTGAAAACATGAGTCGCATAGCGAAAGTCCTCTATAACCGCATTTGGCTCTTGGGAGTAAATACAAGCCCCATACCTCTGTACACATCCGATGCTCCCGTTGCTCTATGGGCGCATAAGGAGATGGAGCCTTATACACCAAAACCAGATACAGGCCCGGCCTTCAGTAAGGCTATTGATATGGTCATAGAATCAGATAGGCCCGGCCTGGAAACTGAAGGCGTTGAGGTATATTTCCCGCTCAACCCTCATTGTGCTTTGATTATTCTGGAAAATGAACATTTCAAGAATTTGCAAGAATGGCAAGGCAAGCGAATCCCTCTAAACTTGGCAGCAGTCGAGGCGTACAACAAATTGCAAGTTCTCGAAAGCCATCGGCAAGTCTATTCCATTTCGGATGACTTCGGTTTGGCTGAGAAAACATGTGCTGAACATCCAGAAAAATGTGCTTCAGATCGAGAGAGGGTCAAGATTGAATTCTGGAAATGGAATACACAAAGCTGAAGGCGATTCTCAAAGGCTCTAACCAGTAACGGCAACCTAACAACACGTTGCAGCGGAGGCCGCGAAGCACAGTTCTTATGGTAACTTGTGAGGCCGTTCG encodes the following:
- a CDS encoding DUF4238 domain-containing protein — protein: MAQHKRQHYVPQSYLKRFTQDDKRLYVYDKVLRQSLGLISVKDIAQESYFYDIPLDAIPKDIPGINRDPHLEEEGLKAIDDEFKKIIDVAIGVAKGGGADLKQRAVMSFCLAVQLMRTLDFRNVLVRAMEKLTEATLNSVLELADPKLASQLRVEAKKYDKGGASVLHNHHLWNPENMSRIAKVLYNRIWLLGVNTSPIPLYTSDAPVALWAHKEMEPYTPKPDTGPAFSKAIDMVIESDRPGLETEGVEVYFPLNPHCALIILENEHFKNLQEWQGKRIPLNLAAVEAYNKLQVLESHRQVYSISDDFGLAEKTCAEHPEKCASDRERVKIEFWKWNTQS